Part of the Halostella litorea genome, AGCGTGTCGTTGATCTCGTCTTTCACCATATTCCATCGTTCAGGCGTCCATGTCGTCACGACGAACACATCTGCAATGCGGCTACTAATCGTTCCCAGCGAATGCTCAATCCGCTTATCCTCCTCGCAATCATCTAATAGGATGATGGCCTTCTCCAAGTCGCTGAGTTCAGCAAGAACACCGTCCCAATATGGTTCGCTCTCCTCTGTATCCTCCTTGAATTGGGCCGCGGAATACTCTCGGGACGGTAATCCGGTTTCTAGCTGGTCCAGCATATGCTGGATAGTCGCAAGAAGCTGGGTTTTCCCGATACCGGTTACTCCGACAATAGGGATATGATGAGGTCCCTCTCGTCGAGAGAAAAACCCGAGGAACTCAGCGATCTCCTCAAGCTGAGCGTCGTGGTTGGGTGCGTTTTCCGGTTGCTCCCGGAAATACTGTGACACGAACCCTTCTGTCACACGGTCGGGGCGGATATCTTGGTCCTGTAGCCAGGCCTCGTAGTTGCTGATATCGCCCTGTTGCCCGCGTGCAAATGCTTCTTCGAATCGATGCTGCTTATCGGAATCAACCATGGATTTCGTACAGTACCCCTTCTATTCAAACTGTCGTACTCTCCCCAAAGTAATAAAACACTAGGGTCAGTAACACGTCTAATCACAGCTCATTCCGCAAACACACCACATCACAGACCCAATTTCGCACGGCAGGGGCGATTCACCCCACGGTTGTGGCTGCGCGCGCAGCGACCGCAGGGAGCGAGCACGGAGCGGAGGGTGGGGCGGCGGGGTCAGGGCCGGTCCGGCACACAGCAAAAAAAGAAGGCTGGGCTAACTGGCTATTTTTCCCACCACCGACCGCGCTCTGGGAATTCGATCCTCGACCAGCCCGTGATCGCGAGACTGCACCGGCCCTGGTACCAGTTCTTCTTGACCGCTCTGAATCTGACCGTCTGCCCCTCTCGAACCACCGTTTTCCCGCTCTTCTCCCAGACCGTGAATTTCGTGCGCCCGCTCTCGTCTTCGATGAGCCCGACTTGTTGAATTGAGTTGTCACTTGGAGCCCAGAGCTCAGTGATTTCACCCTGGACCGTCACTTCCCCGACGGGCACGTCCGGCACATCCGCGATGGGCACGATTGCACCGGGGACCGCCTTCTGCTCCTCCAACGTCTCCAGCACCGCCTTCGTCACGTCCTCTCCGCGCTGCACCTTCTCGGCCAACTGCTTCGCGACGACTGCTCTCGACCAGCCGCCCTGCACTTCGTCGCAGATCCGCATCGCCTGCTTGTTCACCGCTGCGAGTTCGTCTTGCGTCAGTTTCTCCCGTGGATCCGTGCGCTCCACCGGTTCGGGCTCATCCAGGCCACACTGCTCGACGACGACCTCCCGCGTCCGCTTCGCGCGTCCCTCCTGTTGACTGAGTTCCGCCTGGGCACTGATGTGCTCCAGCTCGGCTTCCCGGGCCTCGATTCGCTCCTCCTGTTCGAGAGTCTTCCCGAACATGTGATCCGGGCCTTCCTTGACCCGCGCATCTGGGTGGTTGGAATCGACTTTCGCCTGCACTTCCATGTCGACCGTCGCCCGGAACTCCGGGGTCTCGTCGACGACTTCGAACCCATCCTCGTCGACCTCAACTTCATCGTGTTTCTCGAAAGCCTGTTCATCGACCGAAACTACTTCACTGGAGACGTTCTTACTTGACATTGGAACTCACTGGTTCCTGAAGGCGCTCACGCGCCCGACACCGCGATGCTACAACATCGCGGATTTCCTCGACGACAACAACCGACAGAACCATCTGCGCGCTCTCGCTCGCGCCTTCGCGAGCGCCCTGTGGGCGCGAGCGAGAGCGCGCCCGAGGCGGACGATCATCCAGCACCGCGCACCGACCCGCCCGGAGCGAGCGGCCAGCGGGATATGCCCGCTCGTGTCCGGCCCGATGTGCGGGTCCGTGTCCAGGGCGACTGTCGCCGAGAACGCGCGCCGCAGTGTGGCGCGCGACAGCGCAGGCGGCACAAAGCGCTGGAACGCGAAAGCCCGCAAGGGGCGCAACCGACGGGGATACCCGCTGGCGCCGAGGGCACATCCATTTTAGCCCGGAACGGGCGCGGGCGGTGCGGAGAGCGCCCGCACGCCCGGAATGGTCGGTCGCGAGCGACGCGGAGGGCGGAACGCGGCGAGCGGGGCGGGCCATAACGGACACACCAGTCTAGCCGGCCGCGACACTCGGCGATCCAGCTACCGTCCTGGTGGACTCAGAAAGGGCGAGGCCGCCTCGGCCGTCCCCCGACCCCGCAAGCACCGCAGGCACGAGGCGCGCAGCGGTGGTCGCGGGATGCCGAGCGGCCGAGGGCTTTCAGAAACTGTATTTCAATCGTCGTGCTGCGCGTTCAATTCTGTCAGGAACTGGCCGGCTGCTGTCCCGATACGAACACCGTCGACGTTACGCATCTCGAGGTCATGCGTGGCAGTCCGAAAGGGGTGGTGGTCGACGAGAACGCGATGGATAACAGTTCGGACGGG contains:
- a CDS encoding winged helix-turn-helix domain-containing protein → MVDSDKQHRFEEAFARGQQGDISNYEAWLQDQDIRPDRVTEGFVSQYFREQPENAPNHDAQLEEIAEFLGFFSRREGPHHIPIVGVTGIGKTQLLATIQHMLDQLETGLPSREYSAAQFKEDTEESEPYWDGVLAELSDLEKAIILLDDCEEDKRIEHSLGTISSRIADVFVVTTWTPERWNMVKDEINDTLTVSQVVELSPLDESTTIAALDATMQAFSTAPIEVSTDLYQRIYECSSGIPGLFHQLLRETLKETFLNDLELSDVGAVDAAARTLHLDGAAERIYELSEKQVLILKHVLLARHPQGRRPSELVELLDRDKSTISYHLQNLFDDSLLEKEKSGRSVFYRVAAPVKPLVQRRIAQEGEFHA
- a CDS encoding DNA-binding protein, which gives rise to MSSKNVSSEVVSVDEQAFEKHDEVEVDEDGFEVVDETPEFRATVDMEVQAKVDSNHPDARVKEGPDHMFGKTLEQEERIEAREAELEHISAQAELSQQEGRAKRTREVVVEQCGLDEPEPVERTDPREKLTQDELAAVNKQAMRICDEVQGGWSRAVVAKQLAEKVQRGEDVTKAVLETLEEQKAVPGAIVPIADVPDVPVGEVTVQGEITELWAPSDNSIQQVGLIEDESGRTKFTVWEKSGKTVVREGQTVRFRAVKKNWYQGRCSLAITGWSRIEFPERGRWWEK